Proteins from one Malaya genurostris strain Urasoe2022 chromosome 2, Malgen_1.1, whole genome shotgun sequence genomic window:
- the LOC131431896 gene encoding uncharacterized protein LOC131431896, producing MKVFVTLLSLCFALAAQGSYIPSSLSPYSLGWNSWNGWNDWNGLNSWDDHSSVAWPAYGNSWSSAAWPAASLYNKGWNGWYAPKTTVVQANIAKVNPWGLPWGSYGNGYNNYLGGVPAAKYIAANPGSVHVAPLVGHAVNQKLIVA from the exons ATGAAG gtttttgttactttgttatCTCTCTGTTTCGCACTCGCAGCCCAAGGATCCTACATTCCTTCATCATTGTCTCCTTATTCGCTCGGCTGGAACTCCTGGAATGGCTGGAACGACTGGAATGGATTGAACAGCTGGGATGACCACAGTTCGGTTGCCTGGCCAGCATATGGAAACTCATGGTCATCGGCAGCGTGGCCAGCGGCTTCTCTCTACAACAAGGGCTGGAATGGATGGTATGCACCAAAGACCACCGTCGTTCAGGCCAACATTGCCAAAGTGAACCCATGGGGACTTCCCTGGGGATCATACGGAAATGGCTACAACAACTATTTGGGAGGAGTGCCGGCTGCCAAATACATCGCCGCTAATCCAGGATCGGTTCATGTAGCTCCCCTTGTTGGTCATGCCGTCAACCAGAAATTGATTGTTGCTTGA
- the LOC131431899 gene encoding uncharacterized protein LOC131431899: MKMFVALLSLILVVAAHGSYVPSVWSSHSLGWNSWNGWNDWNGLNSWDDHSSVAWPAYGNSWSSAAWPAASLYNKGWNEWYAPKPTVVQANVAKVNPWGLPWGSYGNGYNNYLGGVPAAKYIAANPGSVHVAPLVGHAVNQKLIVA, encoded by the exons atgaag ATGTTCGTCGCTCTACTATCTCTAATTCTGGTCGTCGCTGCCCACGGATCCTACGTTCCATCGGTTTGGTCTTCCCACTCTCTCGGCTGGAACTCCTGGAATGGTTGGAACGACTGGAACGGATTGAACAGCTGGGATGACCACAGTTCGGTTGCCTGGCCAGCATATGGAAACTCATGGTCATCTGCAGCGTGGCCAGCGGCTTCTCTCTACAACAAGGGCTGGAATGAATGGTATGCACCAAAACCCACCGTCGTTCAGGCTAACGTCGCCAAAGTGAACCCATGGGGACTTCCCTGGGGATCATACGGAAATGGCTACAACAACTATTTGGGAGGAGTGCCGGCTGCCAAATACATCGCCGCTAATCCAGGATCGGTTCATGTAGCTCCCCTTGTTGGTCATGCCGTCAACCAGAAATTGATTGTTGCTTGA